One Setaria italica strain Yugu1 chromosome II, Setaria_italica_v2.0, whole genome shotgun sequence DNA segment encodes these proteins:
- the LOC101783854 gene encoding LOW QUALITY PROTEIN: leucine-rich repeat receptor-like serine/threonine/tyrosine-protein kinase SOBIR1 (The sequence of the model RefSeq protein was modified relative to this genomic sequence to represent the inferred CDS: inserted 2 bases in 2 codons), with translation MDQKVFYTIFMKDFPLLLGLAPGCSPGPRSARVEVYKAQLPVEREGXEPRFITIKKIKKQNSDTPNNLSDEERRQLDKWSRQMQSEIRTXGHIRHRNLLPLAAHVPRPDCHYLVYEYMKNGSLHHALKADGSGSGVAGLSWPARLRVAVGVAAGLEYLHVSHVPQIIHRDLKPANILLDDDLEPRITDFGLAKAIPDAQTHVTSSHVTGTLGYIAPEYHRTFKFTAKCDVYSFGVILAVLATGKEPSDPFFTQTDEVVGLVKWLRRVMLAGNHAEAIDPAIAGAENEESIVLVLRIAMFCTADEPKERPSAKEVRCMLSQIKIHQDWK, from the exons ATGGACCAAAAAGTCTTTTATACTATTTTTATGAAGGACTTTCCACTGCTCTTGGGCCTCGCCCCGGGTTGCAGCCCGGGGCCCAGATCCGCCCGTGTCGAGGTGTACAAGGCGCAGCTCCCCGTGGAGCGCGAGG TGGAGCCCCGGTTCATCACCATCAAGAAGATCAAGAAGCAGAACAGCGACACCCCCAACAACCTGAGCGACGAGGAGAGACGGCAGCTGGACAAGTGGTCCCGTCAGATGCAGTCGGAGATCCGCA GTGGCCACATCCGCCACCGCAACCTGCTGCCGCTGGCGGCGCACGTCCCCCGCCCCGACTGCCACTACCTCGTCTACGAGTACATGAAGAACGGCAGCCTGCACCACGCGCTCAAAGccgacggcagcggcagcggcgtcgCCGGGCTCTCGTGGCCCGCGCGGCTCCGCGTGGCGGTGGGCGTTGCGGCGGGGCTCGAGTACCTGCACGTCTCCCACGTCCCGCAGATCATCCACCGGGACCTCAAGCCCgccaacatcctcctcgacgacgacCTGGAGCCGCGCATCACTGACTTCGGTCTGGCCAAGGCGATACCCGACGCGCAGACGCACGTCACGTCGTCCCACGTCACCGGCACGCTGGGGTACATCGCGCCAGAGTACCACCGGACGTTCAAGTTCACGGCCAAgtgcgacgtgtacagcttcggggtGATCCTGGCCGTGCTGGCCACGGGGAAGGAGCCGTCGGACCCGTTCTTCACGCAGACCGACGAGGTGGTCGGGCTGGTCAAGTGGCTGCGGCGAGTGATGCTGGCCGGGAACCACGCCGAGGCCATCGACCCGGCCATTGCCGGCGCCGAGAACGAGGAGTCAATCGTGCTGGTGCTGCGCATCGCCATGTTCTGCACCGCCGACGAGCCTAAGGAGCGGCCCAGCGCCAAGGAAGTCCGCTGCATGCTGTCGCAGATCAAGATTCATCAGGATTGGAAATAG